A section of the Sedimentisphaera cyanobacteriorum genome encodes:
- a CDS encoding sulfatase-like hydrolase/transferase — MHKHTRRDFIKAAGCSVLSAQFAGGLSFAQTPASGSKPNIIFILIDDMGYADPSCFGNPVMKTPNMDRLAKQGIRLTNFYVNAPVCSPTRVGLTTGQYPTRWDIHTYIASSSRNDSREMADYLDLDAPSLARFLKSSGYATAHIGKWHMGGGRDVDYAPFPSEYGFDESYVNFEGLGDRVLINGHGLSDQSGQLGKGDIRWADKHELSGIYVDKVIDFISRNKDKSFFINLWPDDVHTQHLPEKIGKWKNVTDNPHEQKFFAVLENLDEQIGRLMNALESHGVAEDTLVVLVSDNGPTDGGNFYSDGWNPPGFTGKLRGRKLSLYEGGIRMPFIARWPGRIKAGSVNRQSVVCGMDMLPTLCSIAGVEVPESANLDGLNMSGALLGDAPQRDEPVFWHCGEPFFQPGTGSPFNSSPSLAVRDGDWKFLINPDGSEAQLYNLSEDISEQDNLFEEHPDKVSELWGKIRAWASDVGVPVQNNTPTPALAPVTIDLGKSKARAVNTGVDVAQDDSGQRFCFEGSGCLDVFIMDVPKLEDSGVMISAEAAPDAQDGVLLAQGGSRTGYSLYLDGGKPAFCVCVENSRTTIKGSENVPSGKFDISAVLSSSGRMELYVNGELTASGQKDSVFTRDAGDTLQIGADLISQVGTYSSENWFKGCLSNIRISTL; from the coding sequence ATGCACAAACATACCAGAAGAGATTTTATCAAAGCGGCGGGCTGTTCTGTCCTGTCCGCTCAATTTGCGGGCGGTTTATCATTCGCTCAAACCCCAGCCTCAGGCTCCAAGCCCAATATAATCTTCATCCTCATCGATGATATGGGCTATGCAGACCCAAGCTGCTTCGGAAATCCTGTGATGAAAACGCCGAATATGGACAGGCTCGCAAAGCAGGGCATTAGGCTTACGAATTTCTATGTCAATGCGCCGGTCTGCTCGCCCACGAGAGTTGGGCTCACTACAGGGCAGTATCCAACCCGCTGGGACATACATACATACATCGCCTCAAGCTCGAGAAACGACAGCCGAGAAATGGCAGATTACCTCGACCTCGATGCCCCGAGCCTTGCGAGATTTCTCAAGAGCTCCGGATACGCCACTGCCCATATAGGCAAATGGCATATGGGCGGGGGAAGAGATGTGGACTACGCCCCGTTCCCCAGCGAATACGGCTTCGACGAGAGCTATGTAAATTTTGAAGGACTTGGAGACAGGGTGCTCATCAATGGCCACGGCCTTTCAGACCAGAGCGGACAGCTGGGCAAGGGCGATATTCGCTGGGCGGATAAGCACGAGCTCAGCGGCATTTATGTGGATAAGGTGATTGATTTTATCAGCCGGAATAAGGATAAAAGCTTCTTTATCAACCTCTGGCCTGACGACGTGCACACCCAGCACCTGCCCGAGAAGATTGGCAAATGGAAAAACGTTACGGATAACCCGCACGAGCAGAAATTTTTCGCTGTGCTCGAGAATCTCGACGAGCAGATCGGCCGGCTGATGAACGCACTTGAGAGCCATGGAGTTGCTGAGGATACGCTTGTAGTGCTTGTGAGCGATAACGGGCCTACCGACGGGGGCAACTTCTACAGCGACGGCTGGAATCCTCCGGGATTTACAGGCAAGCTCAGGGGCAGGAAGCTGAGCCTGTATGAAGGCGGGATTCGTATGCCGTTTATAGCCCGCTGGCCTGGCAGGATCAAGGCGGGCAGCGTGAACAGGCAGAGCGTTGTATGCGGGATGGATATGCTGCCCACATTATGCAGTATTGCAGGGGTTGAAGTGCCTGAATCTGCAAACCTCGACGGGCTTAATATGAGCGGTGCTCTGCTTGGCGATGCTCCGCAAAGGGATGAGCCGGTATTTTGGCACTGCGGCGAGCCGTTCTTCCAACCCGGTACAGGCAGCCCGTTCAACAGCAGCCCGAGCCTTGCGGTGCGCGACGGGGACTGGAAGTTTCTGATAAATCCAGACGGGTCTGAAGCCCAGCTCTACAATCTGAGTGAGGATATTTCAGAGCAGGATAATCTCTTTGAAGAGCATCCGGATAAGGTAAGCGAGCTTTGGGGAAAAATCAGGGCTTGGGCGAGCGATGTCGGAGTGCCTGTGCAGAATAATACGCCAACCCCCGCATTGGCTCCGGTTACGATAGACCTTGGCAAATCCAAGGCAAGGGCGGTGAATACCGGCGTGGATGTGGCTCAGGATGATAGCGGGCAGCGATTCTGCTTTGAAGGAAGCGGCTGCCTGGATGTGTTTATTATGGATGTCCCGAAGCTTGAGGATTCAGGCGTTATGATTTCTGCTGAGGCCGCCCCGGACGCCCAAGACGGCGTACTGCTCGCTCAGGGCGGAAGCCGCACGGGATATTCGCTGTATCTCGACGGCGGGAAGCCGGCCTTCTGCGTTTGCGTAGAAAACTCCCGCACAACGATAAAAGGATCGGAAAACGTGCCATCAGGGAAATTTGATATTTCCGCAGTTTTGAGCAGCAGCGGAAGGATGGAGCTTTACGTAAACGGCGAGCTAACTGCTTCAGGCCAAAAAGACTCTGTTTTCACCCGCGACGCAGGAGACACGCTCCAGATCGGGGCAGACCTCATCTCGCAGGTGGGAACTTACTCCTCGGAGAATTGGTTCAAGGGCTGCCTGAGCAATATCAGAATCAGCACCCTTTAA
- a CDS encoding peptidylprolyl isomerase, which yields MSMYVNGEIVEDTLISEEMERMRPQYEQVFANMEQTERENQLKQWAKENLTEQFILKQEADKRDYDVAEEVQKTYSDLIEKAGGKDKFFEERGLDKSSEDEVIKDIELQTKIRRLVSEVQDSADAPSFEEIEDYYENNKEKFVIPEMVRASHIVKHLAPGEENDEAYEELQGVLERITNGEKDFAEFAAEYSECPDQGGDLGYFARGKMVEDFEDIAFGMEVGEVSEVFRTEFGFHIAKVTDRQPERQCGLDEVKDYIENQLQEQKKEEALEKFLDKHVNKASVEEK from the coding sequence ATGTCTATGTATGTAAACGGTGAAATAGTAGAAGATACGCTTATCAGCGAAGAGATGGAACGTATGCGTCCGCAGTATGAGCAGGTTTTTGCGAATATGGAACAGACCGAGCGGGAAAATCAGCTCAAGCAGTGGGCAAAGGAAAACCTCACAGAGCAGTTCATCCTCAAGCAGGAAGCGGACAAACGTGATTATGACGTGGCAGAAGAGGTTCAGAAAACCTACAGCGACCTTATCGAAAAGGCCGGCGGGAAAGACAAGTTCTTCGAGGAAAGAGGGCTTGATAAGTCCAGCGAGGATGAGGTAATAAAGGATATTGAGCTGCAGACAAAAATACGCAGGCTCGTATCCGAGGTTCAGGACTCCGCTGATGCCCCCTCATTCGAGGAAATCGAGGATTACTACGAAAACAACAAAGAGAAATTCGTGATCCCCGAGATGGTGCGTGCAAGCCATATCGTTAAGCACCTCGCCCCGGGCGAAGAGAACGATGAGGCATACGAAGAGCTTCAGGGAGTTTTGGAGCGGATTACAAACGGCGAGAAAGATTTCGCTGAATTCGCAGCGGAATATTCAGAATGCCCGGACCAAGGCGGAGATCTCGGCTACTTCGCACGCGGGAAGATGGTGGAAGACTTCGAGGACATCGCTTTCGGGATGGAAGTAGGCGAGGTGAGCGAGGTTTTCAGAACCGAATTCGGCTTCCATATCGCAAAAGTTACCGACAGGCAGCCCGAGAGACAGTGCGGGCTTGATGAAGTGAAAGACTACATCGAAAACCAGCTTCAGGAACAGAAAAAAGAAGAAGCACTCGAGAAATTCCTCGATAAGCACGTTAATAAGGCCAGCGTCGAAGAGAAGTAG
- the tilS gene encoding tRNA lysidine(34) synthetase TilS: MNEFESKILSALESVKELHPSASLLAAFSGGPDSCALLEAAAALCKEGRLTAPLAAVHINHNLRGEASKRDEEFARKFCEDRGIEYYSETADVSGRAEEKNESVETAARNIRLEIFSRLSRNKGFDCILTGHHAGDNCETVIHRLQRGTGFRGLCGIRQSRRVNGLLLVSPLLFAEKDEILEYCREKAIPYAVDSTNLTNDYRRNFIRNSLLPEIRKESPNICEKLCLLSEAAERLDESVCREAENCWHSTVIISEQDFVTVNRNEFNALAVLVKQEIARRILVQLGAGENKLTRDHYTRILERAGEAQSSKLQLPDEIYVFTNQDKIIFSLLKTEGLSGVKIESPGKFRFGVWQIEVRQEQFDKSKFERFLKEKPKGTTLFDAEKTALPITARQRQAGDRFIPFSLNSPQRVNKFLIRAKVNRMERSNAVVFQDKTSKIIWVAPYRTSEEVKITEKTKCIILIKLTRLQLGE, encoded by the coding sequence ATGAATGAGTTTGAGTCCAAAATACTCAGCGCTTTGGAAAGCGTGAAAGAATTGCATCCCTCCGCAAGCCTGCTTGCAGCATTTTCGGGAGGCCCTGATTCCTGTGCGCTTCTGGAGGCAGCCGCAGCTCTTTGCAAAGAAGGCAGGCTCACTGCCCCGCTTGCAGCCGTTCATATAAATCACAATCTGCGCGGCGAGGCATCAAAAAGGGATGAAGAGTTTGCCCGTAAGTTCTGCGAAGACCGAGGCATCGAGTATTACAGCGAAACCGCAGATGTTTCGGGCAGAGCGGAAGAGAAAAATGAGTCTGTGGAAACTGCTGCAAGAAATATCAGACTCGAAATTTTCAGCAGGCTTTCACGCAATAAAGGCTTCGACTGCATCCTCACCGGCCACCACGCCGGCGACAACTGCGAGACTGTAATCCACCGGCTCCAAAGAGGCACGGGTTTCAGAGGCCTTTGCGGGATAAGGCAGTCAAGGCGGGTAAACGGGCTCCTTCTTGTAAGCCCCCTGCTCTTCGCAGAAAAGGATGAGATCCTCGAATACTGCAGAGAAAAGGCAATCCCTTACGCTGTTGATTCAACAAACCTCACAAATGACTATCGCAGAAATTTTATCCGCAATTCCCTGCTTCCGGAAATCAGGAAAGAATCCCCGAATATCTGCGAAAAGCTCTGCCTTCTAAGCGAGGCAGCAGAAAGGCTGGATGAAAGCGTGTGCAGGGAGGCGGAAAACTGCTGGCACAGCACGGTAATCATAAGCGAGCAGGATTTTGTAACGGTAAACCGAAACGAATTCAACGCCCTTGCAGTCCTCGTGAAACAGGAGATTGCGCGCAGGATTTTGGTTCAGCTCGGGGCAGGCGAAAACAAGCTCACCAGAGACCATTACACCCGAATACTTGAGCGTGCCGGAGAGGCTCAAAGCTCAAAGCTCCAGCTGCCCGATGAGATCTACGTTTTCACAAATCAGGACAAGATAATCTTCTCGCTCTTGAAGACAGAAGGCCTCTCCGGCGTAAAAATCGAATCGCCCGGGAAATTCAGATTCGGCGTTTGGCAGATAGAAGTAAGGCAGGAGCAGTTCGATAAATCAAAATTCGAAAGATTCCTCAAAGAAAAGCCCAAAGGCACAACCCTTTTCGATGCAGAGAAAACCGCCCTGCCCATAACCGCAAGACAGAGGCAGGCAGGCGACCGCTTTATCCCGTTCAGCCTCAATTCGCCCCAGAGGGTGAACAAATTTCTCATTCGGGCGAAAGTAAACAGGATGGAAAGGTCTAATGCGGTTGTATTCCAAGACAAAACAAGTAAAATAATATGGGTAGCACCATACAGAACTTCGGAAGAAGTGAAGATAACGGAAAAAACGAAATGTATCATTTTAATAAAACTTACGAGGCTTCAATTAGGTGAGTAA